One genomic region from Nocardia vinacea encodes:
- a CDS encoding VOC family protein codes for MPIRNDAWPEGTPAWIDCQVEDPGKAAQFYAGLFGWEIQDGGPDSGGYLMAMKAGAPVAGIGPKPPSMPGMPSVWTTYFAVTDADAAAAKVQQAGGELIVPPFDVMEFGRMFVATDPVGAVFAVWQATGHNGAAVYNEHGAYGWNELHTRDIEAAKKFYGDVFGFSYTEFDFGDAEYVVFTPPTRTEGVGGIADESGLKVSEGGAADGMPSYWRVWFQHDDVDAGVAKTTELGGRVLQAIADSPAGRSAVIAGPQGEAIGIIDPSKTVGTMPAPKA; via the coding sequence ATGCCCATACGCAACGACGCATGGCCCGAGGGAACACCGGCCTGGATCGACTGTCAGGTCGAGGATCCGGGTAAGGCCGCGCAGTTCTACGCGGGTTTGTTCGGCTGGGAGATCCAGGACGGCGGCCCGGATTCGGGCGGCTATTTGATGGCGATGAAGGCCGGCGCGCCGGTGGCCGGAATCGGTCCGAAACCGCCATCGATGCCGGGTATGCCATCGGTCTGGACCACCTACTTCGCGGTCACCGACGCCGATGCCGCCGCGGCGAAGGTGCAGCAGGCGGGCGGTGAGCTGATCGTGCCGCCCTTCGATGTCATGGAGTTCGGCCGGATGTTCGTCGCGACCGATCCGGTCGGCGCGGTCTTCGCGGTATGGCAGGCGACGGGACACAACGGCGCGGCCGTCTACAACGAGCACGGCGCCTACGGCTGGAACGAACTGCACACTCGCGATATCGAGGCGGCCAAGAAGTTCTACGGCGACGTATTCGGCTTCAGCTACACCGAATTCGACTTCGGCGACGCCGAGTACGTGGTGTTCACCCCGCCGACCAGAACCGAGGGCGTCGGTGGCATAGCCGACGAGTCCGGGCTGAAAGTATCTGAGGGCGGGGCTGCCGACGGTATGCCGTCATATTGGCGGGTGTGGTTCCAGCACGACGATGTGGACGCCGGCGTCGCCAAGACAACGGAATTGGGCGGCCGGGTGCTGCAGGCGATCGCGGATTCACCCGCCGGACGCTCGGCTGTCATCGCCGGTCCGCAGGGCGAGGCGATCGGCATCATCGATCCGAGCAAGACCGTCGGGACGATGCCTGCACCCAAGGCCTGA
- a CDS encoding glycoside hydrolase domain-containing protein translates to MRLGLDYAGGRPGGAAIRESGFDFVVRYLSEGGPTLPGKQLTPAEADDLRANGISIVSNWETTAARMLDGYGAGIVDARAGLAQVLHCGGRSDRPIYFSADFDSTPQDQVAINAYLEGAATVLGAANVGIYGGFWSISRALDAGVAAWSWQTDAWSGTNVETRRNIHQTLRQVVVGGVLCDVNEAETIDFGQWDFVQEEPDVTPEQEAVLRDIQIQLRGPELSGWPQLGTDAEGRYRTLVDGVAAALQRIKELEDESADLRTQVGELRTEISELEATTADLVEEVKRLDGPHWPWPLSLIEGPADFVGEQLARLESLLPDLPGLSSGREVGKSAERPEVWR, encoded by the coding sequence ATGCGTTTGGGGTTGGACTACGCAGGGGGCCGTCCCGGCGGCGCGGCCATTCGAGAATCCGGTTTCGATTTCGTCGTGCGCTACCTCTCCGAGGGTGGTCCGACCCTGCCCGGCAAACAGTTGACTCCGGCCGAGGCCGACGACCTGCGGGCGAACGGCATCTCCATCGTGTCGAACTGGGAGACCACTGCGGCCAGGATGCTGGACGGCTACGGCGCCGGAATCGTCGATGCCCGTGCGGGTTTGGCGCAGGTGCTGCACTGTGGCGGTCGGTCGGATCGGCCGATCTACTTCTCCGCGGATTTCGACTCGACACCGCAGGATCAGGTGGCGATCAACGCCTATCTCGAAGGCGCGGCCACCGTGCTCGGCGCCGCGAATGTGGGTATCTACGGCGGGTTCTGGTCGATCAGCCGGGCGTTGGACGCGGGCGTCGCGGCCTGGTCGTGGCAGACCGATGCCTGGTCGGGCACCAATGTGGAGACCAGGCGCAACATCCATCAGACATTGCGGCAGGTGGTCGTCGGGGGCGTGCTCTGCGATGTAAACGAAGCCGAGACAATCGATTTCGGTCAGTGGGACTTCGTACAGGAGGAACCGGACGTGACGCCGGAACAAGAGGCAGTGCTGCGCGATATCCAGATCCAGCTGCGTGGTCCGGAGCTGTCCGGTTGGCCGCAACTCGGCACCGATGCGGAGGGCCGCTATCGCACGCTGGTGGACGGTGTAGCGGCGGCGCTGCAGCGGATCAAGGAGCTGGAGGACGAATCTGCCGATTTGCGTACGCAAGTCGGCGAATTGCGTACGGAGATCAGCGAACTCGAAGCCACCACCGCAGATCTGGTGGAAGAGGTGAAGCGGTTGGACGGGCCGCATTGGCCGTGGCCGCTCTCACTGATCGAGGGTCCGGCCGACTTCGTGGGTGAGCAACTGGCTCGGCTGGAGTCCCTGTTGCCGGACTTGCCAGGTCTGTCCAGTGGCCGGGAAGTGGGGAAATCGGCAGAGAGGCCGGAAGTTTGGCGATGA